Proteins co-encoded in one Oreochromis aureus strain Israel breed Guangdong linkage group 3, ZZ_aureus, whole genome shotgun sequence genomic window:
- the LOC120438882 gene encoding NACHT, LRR and PYD domains-containing protein 1-like — protein sequence MDCGLSEISCDYLAAALKSNPSHLRELDLSSGYSMSSTKNNNKLQGSGVKHLCGFLESPGCKLETLRLESCGLSKVSCDYLAAALKSNPSHLRALELQSNKLKNPNVKQLSDLQQSPDYRLEWLVWD from the exons atggactgtggtttgtcagagatcagctgtgattatctggcagcagcgctgaagtccaacccctcccatctgagagagctggacctgagtagtGGCTACTCCATGTCTTCCACtaagaacaacaacaagctgcagggttcaggagtgaagcatctgtgtggtttcctggagagtccaggatgtaaacttgaaactctgag attggagagctgtggtttgtcaaaggtcagctgtgattatctggcagcagcgctgaagtccaacccctcccatctgagagcgCTGGAGCTGCAATCAAACAAGCTGAAGAATCCAaatgtgaagcagctgtctgatcttCAGCAGAGTCCAGACTACAGACTGGAGTGGCTGGT gtgggacTGA